From Streptomyces sp. NBC_01754, a single genomic window includes:
- a CDS encoding aspartate aminotransferase family protein: MKDDRPGGFDLAKILAERGEERYELHARHLNHQLPRMLRTLGFDKVYERARGAYFWDAEGNDYLDMLAGFGVMGLGRHHPVVRQALHDVLDASLADLTRFDCQPLPGLLAEKLLAHSPHLDRVFFGNSGTEAVETALKFARYATGKPRILYCAHAFHGLTTGSLSVNGEDGFRDGFAPLLPDTAIALGDLDALRRELKRGDVAALIVEPVQGKGVHAAPPGFLREAQELLHRHKALLVADEVQTGLGRTGDFYAYQHEEGVEPDLVCVAKALSGGYVPVGATLGKEWIFKRVYSSMDRVLVHSASFGSNAQAMAAGLAVLAVMEDEETVANARRTGDLLRERLAALVGRYELLHEVRGRGLMIGIEFGRPSSLKLRSRWTMLQAARKGLFAQMVVVPLLQKHRILTQVSGDHLEVIKLIPPLIIGEPEVDRFVTAFTAVMDDAHSGGLMWDFGRNLVKQAMANR, translated from the coding sequence ATGAAGGACGACCGGCCGGGGGGCTTCGACCTGGCGAAAATACTGGCGGAACGAGGCGAGGAGCGTTACGAGCTGCACGCCCGGCACCTCAACCATCAACTGCCGCGCATGCTCCGCACCCTCGGCTTCGACAAGGTCTACGAGCGGGCCCGGGGCGCGTACTTCTGGGACGCGGAGGGCAACGACTACCTGGACATGCTGGCCGGCTTCGGGGTGATGGGGCTCGGCCGGCACCATCCCGTCGTACGCCAGGCACTGCACGACGTCCTGGACGCCTCGCTGGCCGACCTCACCCGCTTCGACTGCCAGCCGCTGCCGGGACTGCTGGCCGAGAAGCTGCTCGCGCACAGCCCGCATCTGGACCGGGTGTTCTTCGGCAACAGCGGCACCGAGGCGGTCGAGACGGCGCTGAAGTTCGCCCGGTACGCCACCGGTAAGCCGAGGATCCTCTACTGCGCCCACGCCTTCCACGGGCTGACGACCGGTTCGCTCTCGGTCAACGGGGAGGACGGCTTCCGGGACGGCTTCGCACCTCTGCTGCCCGACACCGCGATCGCTCTGGGCGACCTGGACGCGCTGCGGCGCGAGCTGAAGCGGGGCGACGTGGCCGCGCTGATCGTGGAGCCCGTCCAGGGCAAGGGCGTCCACGCGGCGCCGCCCGGCTTCCTGCGGGAGGCCCAGGAACTGCTCCACCGGCACAAGGCGCTGCTCGTCGCCGACGAGGTGCAGACCGGCCTCGGCCGGACCGGCGACTTCTACGCCTACCAGCACGAGGAAGGCGTCGAACCCGACCTGGTCTGCGTGGCCAAGGCGCTTTCCGGCGGATACGTCCCGGTCGGCGCGACGCTCGGCAAGGAGTGGATCTTCAAGCGGGTCTACTCCTCGATGGACCGGGTCCTCGTCCACTCGGCCAGCTTCGGCTCCAACGCCCAGGCCATGGCGGCGGGACTCGCGGTGCTCGCGGTGATGGAGGACGAGGAGACCGTCGCGAACGCCCGCCGGACGGGGGACCTGCTGCGCGAGCGGCTCGCCGCGCTCGTCGGCCGCTACGAACTGCTGCACGAGGTGCGCGGCCGGGGGCTGATGATCGGCATCGAGTTCGGCCGCCCCTCGTCGCTGAAGCTCCGCAGCCGCTGGACGATGCTCCAGGCCGCCCGGAAGGGACTGTTCGCGCAGATGGTGGTCGTGCCGCTGTTGCAGAAGCACCGGATCCTGACGCAGGTCTCGGGCGACCACCTGGAAGTGATCAAACTGATCCCGCCCCTGATCATCGGAGAGCCGGAGGTGGACCGCTTCGTCACGGCCTTCACGGCCGTCATGGACGACGCGCACAGCGGCGGACTGATGTGGGACTTCGGCAGGAATCTGGTGAAGCAGGCGATGGCCAACCGCTGA
- a CDS encoding helix-turn-helix domain-containing protein, translating to MNHPEGAVTDEVPGVAPRLRELRRDRGLTLEAAARRAGLSPAHLSRLETGGRQPSLPMLLGLARIYGTTVSGLLGETPPERDAIVRSGPLGGPLGGSPDVRAAGRAEGDGWRYRQAGGPGRAMQALRVHVPYGAQSDLVRVHPGEEWLYVLEGRLRVALGETLHDLEAGDSAHFDSLTPHRIAAPDRDGAQLLFVHTLLQSPAAELCLGGGVHRL from the coding sequence ATGAACCACCCTGAAGGAGCGGTGACCGACGAGGTTCCCGGCGTCGCCCCCCGCCTGCGGGAGCTGCGCCGTGACCGGGGCCTCACACTGGAGGCCGCCGCCCGGCGCGCCGGACTCTCCCCGGCGCACCTCTCGCGGCTCGAGACGGGTGGCCGCCAGCCCTCGCTGCCCATGCTGCTCGGGCTCGCCCGGATCTACGGTACGACGGTTTCCGGGCTTCTCGGTGAGACGCCGCCGGAACGTGACGCGATCGTCCGCAGCGGTCCTCTCGGTGGCCCTCTCGGCGGTTCGCCGGATGTCCGTGCCGCCGGGCGGGCCGAGGGCGACGGCTGGCGCTACCGCCAGGCGGGCGGGCCGGGCCGTGCCATGCAGGCGCTGCGTGTCCACGTGCCCTACGGCGCCCAGAGCGACCTCGTGCGGGTCCACCCCGGCGAGGAGTGGCTTTACGTGCTGGAAGGCCGGCTCAGGGTCGCCCTGGGGGAGACACTGCACGACCTCGAGGCCGGTGACAGCGCGCACTTCGACTCGCTCACCCCGCACCGGATCGCGGCACCCGACCGTGACGGCGCCCAGCTGCTCTTCGTCCACACCCTGCTCCAGAGCCCGGCCGCCGAGCTGTGCCTGGGCGGCGGGGTCCATCGGCTGTGA
- a CDS encoding DUF6126 family protein encodes MSDSENYDPLTPYRPDSKETQERRMPRGVVIRLFAYLVAGHVIAGFLYILFTVAGEG; translated from the coding sequence ATGTCCGATTCAGAGAACTACGACCCGCTCACCCCGTACCGGCCGGACAGCAAGGAGACGCAGGAGCGCCGGATGCCGCGCGGAGTCGTGATCCGGCTCTTCGCCTACCTGGTGGCCGGACACGTCATCGCGGGCTTCCTCTACATCCTGTTCACCGTCGCCGGCGAAGGCTGA
- a CDS encoding tyrosine-protein phosphatase, with product MTQLPEVPSTDIELTGVRNFRDVGGLPTVDGRTVRYGRLYRSGHLARATEADTAFLAGLGLHTVFDFRNAADHKLDGYDVELPGVRNVSVPLSDPADGAEFWRLVRDGNIEQLRSLLAGGKGTERMIASYRAIITDRTAEHSRVLHALAEDSVPALMHCAAGKDRAGLSIAVSLLAVGVEREAIEADYLKSDDPRRRYEVRRSDTSAAGMSDEVGELLNPLFGARAEYLDAAFATIEENWGGTERYLEEGLELAPRTREKLRERLVGDA from the coding sequence GTGACGCAGCTGCCAGAGGTTCCGTCGACCGACATCGAGCTCACCGGTGTCCGTAACTTCCGCGACGTGGGCGGCCTCCCGACCGTCGACGGCCGCACGGTGCGGTACGGGCGCCTCTACCGCAGCGGCCATCTCGCACGGGCCACCGAGGCCGACACCGCCTTCCTGGCCGGGCTCGGCCTGCACACGGTCTTCGACTTCCGCAACGCGGCCGACCACAAGCTCGACGGATACGACGTGGAGCTGCCCGGCGTCCGGAACGTCAGCGTCCCTCTCTCCGACCCGGCGGACGGCGCCGAGTTCTGGCGGCTGGTCCGCGACGGGAACATCGAGCAACTGCGCTCGCTCCTCGCGGGCGGCAAGGGCACGGAGCGCATGATCGCCTCCTACCGGGCGATCATCACCGACCGCACCGCCGAACACAGCCGGGTACTGCACGCTCTGGCCGAGGACAGCGTGCCGGCGCTGATGCACTGCGCCGCCGGCAAGGACCGCGCCGGCCTGTCGATCGCGGTCTCGCTGCTGGCGGTCGGCGTGGAGAGGGAGGCCATCGAGGCCGACTACCTCAAGTCCGACGACCCGCGCCGCCGCTACGAGGTACGGCGCAGCGACACGTCGGCCGCGGGCATGTCGGACGAGGTGGGGGAACTGCTCAACCCGCTCTTCGGCGCGCGCGCCGAGTACCTCGACGCCGCGTTCGCCACGATCGAGGAGAACTGGGGCGGCACGGAGCGCTACCTGGAGGAAGGGCTGGAACTCGCTCCCCGGACGCGCGAGAAGCTGCGCGAGCGCCTGGTCGGGGACGCCTGA